In the Deltaproteobacteria bacterium genome, TTATGTCTATAGTCAAATCCGGGGACGCTATACCCATTTTGACGAATTACATATGGTGTCCCCTGATTTTGCCCGGATTTCCGTCAGACAGACTCTGATTGTTGAATTTTGAGAAGCCGTCTGAACAAAAACCTGTATTGCCCGTAGCTAACTTCGGCCTGCATTGATCCGTTCTACCGGACTATGGCCGAGTTCATGGTGATGAAGACCGGGCCAACTCAATAAGCTATGGGGTCACCCATTAAAGGAGTCGTCAAGAGAAAAAACACCCCCCTGGGGCAAAAATGCCCTCTGTTTTTCATTGACGAAACGGTCTGGCTTTCCACGTCGGACTCGGCCCGATACTTCGGCTTTGTAGGATGCGGTAATTGATCCGCTCCAGTCACCCATCGGGATCAAGGCATTGTTCTTTGACAAATTGTCTGAACAGCCCATGGCCTTGCCGGCCCCAGAAAAAAATCAGGGTACTAGGGTCCATTGGATTATAGGTTTACAATTTAGTAGATGGGAAAAGCACGGTGTCTCGGTCTGACACACTTGTCTTCCAGTCTAAAGCGGAAACGAACTGATCAAACCTTAGCGGAGGGGAGTCGCCATGAAAATTGATGCCCATTATTATGCCGTATTGTCTTTTTGCCGGGCCTGTGGATTCAAAAAAGAAAGTGCCGGCGTGGTCGCGTATGCTTCTCAGTTTGTCGATGATGCAAAGATCAACCACATAGTGCTTAAAGAAGACCCTAAAAATGAAGGTATCAAGGTTGAGAAAATTCAAGGGCAATTTTCTTTTTTAAACATGGCAACATGCCATAGCTACACCCGCGTAAAGACTTTCAACTATAGTGCCATGACGCATAACACGTGTGCCTTCCACTTTGTCCCCCGCTGCGATGGCCCAAACTTCCCCAGAAAACTGAAGTGCAAAGAAGAGTCTCCTGTTATTTTGGATATTTTGAAAGACGCCAAGAAAGAAGACAATCTTGTAAAATTGGGGATCGTGCTTCATGCCTATGCCGACACCTTTTCCCATCAAGGATTTTCCGGCCTTATCAGCAAGGTGAACGACATTAAAAAATGCAAAATCATAGGCTCCACACCCTGGATCTGGGCAGACAAGCTGCCGAGGCTTGTCACGTGGCTCCGCGAGGGCAGGGATCACGACTTTATTGACAGGTTAACCGACACCATTATTCCCGGATACGGCCATGGTCAAGCCATGGTCTATCCTGACCTGCCCTATCTGCGGTGGTCCTACGAATATGACTTTACGGACGAGTTTTCGACGCAGTACACACCCACTGGGGAAATCGATAATAGGCTAAGGTTCAAGAAGGCCTTTGAGCGTATCAAAGGACACCTCCAGGAATACCTCAAAAACCATCCGAAACACGTCGATGACCAATTGCGGTTCGACGCATTTTCAGCCCTTTTTGATGCCCTCTTGGCTAAGAAGAACGACAATCAACGGATAGAAAACTGGAAAAAGGTCATGGTCGATCACGGACTTTTCCTGCCGAGCGATACGGAATATAAATACCATGAAGACCGCTGGCTGAAAGCGGCCTTTAAAAACTTCGAAAGAAAGAAATTCCACCGGAGGAAAGTGACGGGCGTTAACTTGGCGGAAGACTTTGAGAACTCTCACTGGTACCAGTATTACAAAGGTGTTAAATGGTATAAGGAAAAATTCTTTGGGTACTGCAAAGATCACGGCCTAGAGATCCCCAGATAGGTACCGTCGTTTCCTTCTTCAGGACCAAACCGGACGGTGTGCTTATCTACCTGATGGTCCCCCAACTGTCCCCAGCAGCGCGTTCCCAATAAAGATGAATGTTTCTGAAAAGATATGAAAACCTGGTATTCATCATCAATGGTTATGGCTTTGGCTCACCAAGGGATGAAAGTTCCTTAAGCATCAACAACAAGGTATACAAAAAAGATTTGATGTACACGTTCCTTGATCTTTTCTTCAGCGTATTTCATGGCAGCTTGGTTGTACTTAATCTAACCGGTTGGGCGTGGAGAAGGACACGACGCATACATTTGATAGCTATCGGCCTAACTATCTTTTCTTGGTTCGGTTTAGGAATATTTTATGGTTGGGGTTACTGCCCTTCTACGGACTGGCATTGGGAGGTCAAGCGTGAACTCGGAGAGACTAACTTGCCGAATTCATACGTCAAGTACTATGCAGATAAACTAACAGGATTTACATGGGACCCTTTGGTTGTGGACGCGGCAGTCCTTATTCTGGGTCTCTTGGCATTTGCTCTATCATGTTGGCTGAACTGGCGGGACTGTACTTCTGATAGGTATGCACGGCGCCATGATTCATTGCGGGGTCGGTGTGGTCGGGGGTAGAAAAGGGCCGCAACCGATTCGCATGGCAAAAACGGTGGTGCAGGCCGGGTTTTGTTAATTCGGACGTAGGTTATTTGATATTGACGAGGATTTCGGATCTTTGGTTTTCGATCTTGACTGTTTCCTCAAGAGATACTTCACGCACCCCCGTGGGGTGTCTTCTTCAAAGCCAAGCTCTGGGCGTAGATGTTTACTCCATGTCGGCGTCGATGGGCACCCAACGTCCATTGGCGATTTTGTATACATAAAGATTTTCCATATACTTTAAAAAGGCCAGTCCTAGGGTAAAGGGCGTCCAGAAGCAGGCCGTCATAGCATAGTCCCATTGCAAGCTGAGATGGTAGCGATACTTGCCGATTTCAATCCGGGCAAACCATTCGCGAAGCAGCACGGTCCAGAATATCGGTATGCCGATGCCGAGAAGAAAGGCGAACACGGCAACCCCCCATCCGTACAAACGGCCCATGTGGGAAACAAAGAATCTTGGGGTTGATTCATCTTTGCCAGGAAGGTGCCGGCAGGTTGCTTTCCCCTCATGGAAGGTGTGTTCGGTGAGCCATTGTATCAATCCATAAAAACCGATACCCAAAGCCACGGGCAACGAAAACGTCGAGACCAGGGCTGGAATGACAAACAAGGGGGAGATTTTGGTGGCACTGACAAGG is a window encoding:
- a CDS encoding DUF2784 domain-containing protein, with product MYTFLDLFFSVFHGSLVVLNLTGWAWRRTRRIHLIAIGLTIFSWFGLGIFYGWGYCPSTDWHWEVKRELGETNLPNSYVKYYADKLTGFTWDPLVVDAAVLILGLLAFALSCWLNWRDCTSDRYARRHDSLRGRCGRG